In the bacterium genome, GCTCGGACACGCAGCGGGCGATCGAGGAACTGCTGAAGCGGGGGAGGCGCAGGGGGTTCGTCACCTCCGCCGAGATACAGCGGGAACTCGAGGCGGCGGGGGCTCCCGCAGCTGCACTCGACCGGGCGCTGGCGGCCGTGCGCACGACCGGGATAGAGCTGGTCGACGATGATCCCGATCGCCTCCGGGACGATCCGGAGCCCGGAGATGCCGAGTTCCTGTCCGACCCGGTCGACCAGTACCTCAGGGAGATCGGTCGGGTCCCGCTCCTCACCCCCCGCCAGGAGGTCGAGCTGGGCATGGCGAAGGACGCCGGGCTCGAGGCCAGAGCCAAGCTGGCCGAACTGGAGGCCGCCGGAATGTCCCGCTCGGATGCCGAGTATCGCCGGCTGGCCGCCATAGCGCGTCGCGGAGAGCGGGCCGAGGAGCGGCTGGTGAGGGCCAACCTCCGGCTGGTCGTATCGGTGGCGAAGCGCTACGTCATTCCGGGTGTCTCGATCCTCGACCTCGTCCAGGAAGGCAACGTGGGCCTGATGAAAGCGGCCGCCAAGTTCGACTACCGCAAGGGCTACAAGTTCTCGACCTACGCGGTCTGGTGGATCCGCCAGACGGTCAGCCGGGCCCTGAACGAGCAGAAGAGGATCATCCGGGTCCCGGAGAACCTGGCGCAGCAGTTGGTACTGCTGGACAAGACGCGCAGGCGCCTCCACCAGGAGTCAGGCCGCGAGCCCACCACCGAGGAGCTGGCCGCCGAGATGGACCTTCCCGATGATCGGGTCCTGAAGCTGGCCGAGCTCTCCACCGGGATGCTGTCGCTGGACGCCAAGGTGGCCGACTCCGACGACCTGACCCTCGGACACTTCGTCCGGGATGAGGACGCCGAGGCGGCGCCGGCGGACGGGGCGACCCTCATGCTCATGCAGGAGAGCGTTGCCCTGGCAATGGAAGGCCTGGACGATCGGGAACGGAAGGTCATCACGATGAGGTTCGGGCTGGCCGACGGCCGGATCAGGACCCTCCAGGAGGTCAGCGACAGGATGGGAGTGACCAAGGAGCGGATCCGCCAGCTGGAGGTCCGAGCCCTACGCAAGATGCGCAGCCAGCCAGGTGGCCGCCGCATGGAGAGCTACCTCAGCGGCGCCTAAGCGGCCCAGGATTCCACCCACCTGCTGGTACCATGACGGGCCGATCCTTCCGGGGTAGCTCAATTCGGCAGAGCAGCGGACTGTTAATCCGTTGGTTGTGGGTTCAAGTCCCACCCCCGGAGCCATCTCACAGTGTTTCTCTCTGTTTCCCAGTGTTTCATGCTGTCACTAAAACCCCTGGTCAAGAGGTTGTATTACTCCTGTTGAGTGCTGCTATCCCCTCCGCTCGTTTCTTGACGTTCAAGCCCGTACCCTGTAGCATCATGTTGTTAGGGTACTAACTGAGGGACAAATCCAGTTGGGAGGCAAGCCTGTCGAAGGTCCGCCAGGGCCTCACGGCCCAATTCGTGAACTCAGTGAAGCAGCCGGGGAAATACTACGACGGCCGCGGCGACGGGCTCATCCTCCGGGTGGCTCCCGGTGGATCGAAGCAGTGGCTATGGAGGGGCATGGTGCAGGGCCGGAGACGTGACTACGGCCTCGGACCCGTCCGCTATACCCCCTTGGCTGAGGCACGAAGGATTGCGTTCGAGTATCGCCGGATCGCCTACCTAGGTGGTGATCCCAAGGGAACGCACCGAGCCATGATGAATCCGGCGCACTCGCGGCTGGCAGTGGTGGAGCACCTGGTTCCTCAGCCGGTCATGCCGCCAGTTACTCCTTCGGTCCCTACGTTCTCGGATGCCGCCGAGGTTGTGATTGGTCTGTACGCTGCTAAGTGGAAGCCCGGTAGCCGCTCGCCGGACCAGTGGCGGCAGTCACTCGGTGACTACGCTTTTCCGATAATCGGATCGAAACGGTTAGACCAGATCACCACCGCCGACGTGATGGCCGTCCTTACTCCGATCTGGTCAACGAAACCCACGACCGCGAAGCGAGTCCGGCAACGGATCGGCTCGATCATGGCCTGGGCTGTGGCCCAGGGCTACCGGACAGATGATCCGGCAGGGACCGCGATCACCAAGGCTCTACCGAAGAACAACGGCCCGAAGAAGCACTTGGCCGCGGTTTCTCACCGTGAGGTCGCTGCGGCGGTCCGCAAGGTCAGGGCATCCGGTGGGTATCACCCGGTCCGCTTGGCGGCCGAGTTCGCCGTCCTTACCGCGGCCCGGTCCAGTGAAGTGAGAGGAACTCAGTGGTCCGAGATCGACCGTGAGGCTGCCCTGTGGACCATTCCCGCGAGCCGAATGAAGGCAGGCCGTGAGCACCGGGTTCCCCTTGCCGCCGAGGCCCTCAGCGTCCTTGTCGAAGCCGCCGGTTACAGTGAGCCCTGGGACCCGTCAGCGTTCGTGTTCCCAAATAAGAAGGGCCGGGAACTCGGATCGTGGCAGTTGTCGAAGCTGGTCGCAGGTCTTGACATGGGTGGTACGTTGCACGGGTTCCGTAGCACGTTCAGGGACTGGTGCTCGTACCAGTCGGTTCCGCGGGAGATCGCAGAACTCTGCTTGGCTCATCGGGTCGGTTCCGCGGCCGAGCAAGCCTACGCTCGGTCTGACATCCTGGAACGGCGTCGTGAAGTGATGGAGGTATGGGGTAAACACATAGGAAGGTAGCATCCGGGCTCGAGGCGGGCGGAACGAGCCGACGGGGGCGGGTCTCTGCCCGAGACGCCACGGCCTGCTATGACTGTGATGAGAATGGTGGGGTCGTTGGGTCGGGTCTGACTCTTGTTACGACCGGCCACAGAGTGCCTTTGCGTTGATCTGTCGGCCCGGCTCAGCGGCTTGTTGAAGCTAGCCAGCCGTCCGGGAGGGCAGTGACCCAATAGGGGCCTGGTATTCGAAAACCGACTCGTCACAGTCTTGTCCGCCCACCCGGCCAGCTGGTGTTCCGCCACAGGGAGGAAACTCATGGCCAGTATCGTGTCCGACGGTTCTTTGAGCAAGGTGATTGTCGGGGTCGACACTCACAAGCACATCCATGTCGCGGTGGCGATCAACCAGCACGGAACCCGTCTGGGAGACCGCGCGGTGAGCGCTGACAGCGGCGGCTACGCCCAGCCGGGTGGCATGGGCGCAGGACCTGGGCCGGGTTGACCGGTTCGGGATCGAGGGAACCGGCAGCTACGGCGCTGGGCTCACCAGCTACCTGAGACGCTGCGGGCATCGGGTGGTTGAGCCGATTCCGGGGCGATCGCCGCTCGCGGCGCAGCAACAGCAGAACCTGACACTATCGACGCTGAAGCCGCCGCACGGTCGGTCCTGGCGGGGACCTCGACCGCGGTTCCGAAGACAGCGGATGGGCTGGTGGAGATGATCCGCCAGGTCAAGGTGGCCAGAGACACCGCTCGCAAGGGTCGAACTTCGGCGACTATCACCCTCAAGACACTGATCGTCAACGCTCCCGCCGAGCTGCGCGAATCCCTCGATGGGCTTGCTAATCGGGCGCTCATCAACCGCTGCGCACGCTTCCGCGTGTCAGCCATGAACAGTCCCACAGCCGCGGCGAAGCACTCACTGAAAGCGTTAGCACGCCGCTGGCTGGCTCTCGACACCGAGGTGCGCTCACACGACGCCGTGCTCGACGACCTCACCACCCAGGCGTCGCCGACACTACGAGATGCATATGGCATCGGAGCCGACCTCGGCGGCGGAGTTCCTCATCGTGTTCGGCGACAACCCCGAACGGATCCGCTCCGAGGCCGCGTTCGCGAAACTCTGCGGCGCCTGTCCCATCCCGGCCTCGTCAGGACAGACCAGCCGGCACCGTCTTTTACGGAGGCGGGCACCGACAAGCCAACGCGGCGCTCTACCGAATAGCCATCGTACGAATGCGCCACCAGCCCACCATCGACTACGTCGCTCGCCGCACCACAGAAGGCCTCACCAAAAAAGGACATCATCCGCTGCCTCAAACGTTTCTTGGCCCGCGAGGTCTACCAACGCGTCATGACCGATCACCGAACCCGGCAACGCCCTACCCCCACCCCCTAAGCCAATATTTGACTATAGGGGCATCAACGCCGCCGCCGAGTCGTTCCTCAGCACCCTCAAGAAGGAGCTCGTCCACCGCACCGACTACCACAGCCGACCCCAAGCCCGCCTGTCGATCCGCTGGTGGATCGAAGCCTGGTACAACCCCGCCGGCTTCACTCCACCATCGGACAGCAGCCGCCAAACGAATGGGAGGACAACTACTACCATCACACAGCCGCAAAAGCCGAGTGTCCAGCACACGGGGGACTCCAGTATGACAACCGACGACCATCCTGCGCATCCATGGAGGGTGTGCGCAGCCGTGGGGGATTTGTCGTTGACCGATGCGCGATGTTCGGGTTCGGTTAGTCGCCGCCGTTTCTTGGCGCTGGCGGGAGTGGGAGCAGCAGCAGGGATACTTCTACCCGGAGCGGTCCTCGCGCCCGCCGTTGCTCATGGCGATGGCCGACCTATTGGTGAGGATCATCGGATCCTGCCTCGGGACGTCTGGGGTGCTGACCTGCTGCCAAGGGGGGACATGTTGGAGGAAGCGCAGACGGATGTGCGGTTCTTGGTCGTGCACCACAGCGCTTCGCCCAATAACTACCAACCGGACGAGTCCATCGGGTACCTGCGTAGCTTCTACCGATACCACACGTCCCCCGAGAAGGGTTGGCCTGACATCGCCTACAACTTCTTGGTAGATCGTTACGGCCAGATATTCGAAGGAAGGCAGGGGAGCATCGCCTCGCCGGTGCGCGGTGACGCTACCGGCGGGAGTCAGGGGTTTGCCTTGCTGACGTGCTTTATCGGCGACCACAGCGATGTCGCACCCACCGAGGACGCACAGCTGGCGATGGTCGCGCTCCTCGCATGGTTGGCCGGCACTTACAAGATCGAAACCCGTCCCGGCGCGACTGCTAAGTTCGTGTCCCGGGGATCCGATCGTCACCCCGAAGGCAAGCTCGTGGATACCCCGACCATTACCGGCCACCGCACCATGTCAAGGACCACGTGCCCTGGCGACAGGGCATTCGACTTGGTGGAGAGCGCCTTCCCTGAGCGGGTAACTGCCGCGCTCGCAGGGGCCTATCTATCTCCCACGACTACGGCAACCGTGCCGCCCTCATCGGAAGCGCCGAGCGTGTCATCCACACAGGTTCAATCGGAGGCGGTGTCAACCACAGAAGCAGCATCAGAACAGATCATTGTCGTTGAGACGCAGACACAGGGCGTGGTCGGAACCTCGGATGGTCCGATCGCTACCTCGCTACCGCCGGGTCCGGTGACAAACGAGGTCGCCGATCCGGATGGGCCGATGACCACTCCCACGGTGCCCGATCGCAACGCGGGTAGTCCGTCAAGCGCCAGCGCGTTGGCCGACCAGGGCCAGGAAGCTGTCGCTAGCAGGTCCAACGGTATTCTCAACATTGTTGGCATTGCTATTTGTACTGTAGGTGCCGCAGTAGAATTCTGGCGGCGCCGTCGGAATTTCGAGTAGGCGGCCACGTGACGAACTGTCACGGTCCGCCGTTTCAGCCGTGCGGCTAGAAGTCGGATCCATCTGGTGAGGGGGGATAGACGACATCTAGATCTGAGGGGTCTTGCGATAGGCGTCTTCCGTAACAGAGAGCGCCGCTTCGCATGTTCAGGTCGAACCAACACGCGTTCTGAGCTTCCTCCGGGGAGTAGAAGGGCCCGACGTAGACAACCCAGTAACCTGGGTTGAGACTCGCATAATCATCACTGATCAGGATGCCGAGCGGGAGCCACCAGAAGCGGGCTTCTAGATCGTCCAGCGCTGACTCCACCGCAGTCCGGGAGCTCGCTGAGACCACCACCGAAATGAACGTGCCCTCGAGTCCACTGGGTACCGGTTCATCGTCACGCCGGGTGTTCGGCAACACAGGGTCCAGAGCCATCGCATCGACGAGAGCCGCATAGTCTGCGGCCGAGTAGGCCTCGGTGAGGCCTGACATACCACGGTCGACCACGACCCGCATTGTGACGCCAATCACGTTGCCCTGACCATCGACCATCGCTCCTCCGCTCTGTCCACCGACAGTAGGTGCGTCGGTCCTGAGAACGGTTAGCCCTGTTTCCCGTTCCTCGTAGGTTCTCGATAGCACGCCCTGGGCGATCGACGGTTCTGGGAAAGGCGCCACCTCGGCTGGATAGCCCACCAGAAAGACGGTGCTACCAGGCAGCATGTTCTCCCCGTCATTGAGACTCAAAGGAGGAGCCGTGACACTGACCGGGCCCAGTATTGCCAAGTCGGCCGAGGGAGCCGACCCAGCGACCGGTACGTTCCTGAGCTCGGTGCCGTCCGGAAAGACGATCCATAGGACATCTTGATACGGTTTGACTACGTGGTAGTTCGTGACTATGTATCCGCCATCGATCAATATCCCGCTGCCGGCTCCTGTATTG is a window encoding:
- a CDS encoding sigma-70 family RNA polymerase sigma factor, yielding MGSDTQRAIEELLKRGRRRGFVTSAEIQRELEAAGAPAAALDRALAAVRTTGIELVDDDPDRLRDDPEPGDAEFLSDPVDQYLREIGRVPLLTPRQEVELGMAKDAGLEARAKLAELEAAGMSRSDAEYRRLAAIARRGERAEERLVRANLRLVVSVAKRYVIPGVSILDLVQEGNVGLMKAAAKFDYRKGYKFSTYAVWWIRQTVSRALNEQKRIIRVPENLAQQLVLLDKTRRRLHQESGREPTTEELAAEMDLPDDRVLKLAELSTGMLSLDAKVADSDDLTLGHFVRDEDAEAAPADGATLMLMQESVALAMEGLDDRERKVITMRFGLADGRIRTLQEVSDRMGVTKERIRQLEVRALRKMRSQPGGRRMESYLSGA
- a CDS encoding tyrosine-type recombinase/integrase; this encodes MSKVRQGLTAQFVNSVKQPGKYYDGRGDGLILRVAPGGSKQWLWRGMVQGRRRDYGLGPVRYTPLAEARRIAFEYRRIAYLGGDPKGTHRAMMNPAHSRLAVVEHLVPQPVMPPVTPSVPTFSDAAEVVIGLYAAKWKPGSRSPDQWRQSLGDYAFPIIGSKRLDQITTADVMAVLTPIWSTKPTTAKRVRQRIGSIMAWAVAQGYRTDDPAGTAITKALPKNNGPKKHLAAVSHREVAAAVRKVRASGGYHPVRLAAEFAVLTAARSSEVRGTQWSEIDREAALWTIPASRMKAGREHRVPLAAEALSVLVEAAGYSEPWDPSAFVFPNKKGRELGSWQLSKLVAGLDMGGTLHGFRSTFRDWCSYQSVPREIAELCLAHRVGSAAEQAYARSDILERRREVMEVWGKHIGR
- a CDS encoding transposase, translated to MASEPTSAAEFLIVFGDNPERIRSEAAFAKLCGACPIPASSGQTSRHRLLRRRAPTSQRGALPNSHRTNAPPAHHRLRRSPHHRRPHQKRTSSAASNVSWPARSTNAS
- a CDS encoding N-acetylmuramoyl-L-alanine amidase, whose protein sequence is MLEEAQTDVRFLVVHHSASPNNYQPDESIGYLRSFYRYHTSPEKGWPDIAYNFLVDRYGQIFEGRQGSIASPVRGDATGGSQGFALLTCFIGDHSDVAPTEDAQLAMVALLAWLAGTYKIETRPGATAKFVSRGSDRHPEGKLVDTPTITGHRTMSRTTCPGDRAFDLVESAFPERVTAALAGAYLSPTTTATVPPSSEAPSVSSTQVQSEAVSTTEAASEQIIVVETQTQGVVGTSDGPIATSLPPGPVTNEVADPDGPMTTPTVPDRNAGSPSSASALADQGQEAVASRSNGILNIVGIAICTVGAAVEFWRRRRNFE
- a CDS encoding serine protease; its protein translation is MNGMFISVVASVSSLAEAAAESAELEGIIWPELGILQGDEFESLDPGSWIVYAGPFNTASEAQDSCRFILNRRAGTNCVGRRVSQDPADRELHYPPAPAGSTTGTTSPSPTPDRVPSAEEIYRKIAPSVAYIVNGGNTGAGSGILIDGGYIVTNYHVVKPYQDVLWIVFPDGTELRNVPVAGSAPSADLAILGPVSVTAPPLSLNDGENMLPGSTVFLVGYPAEVAPFPEPSIAQGVLSRTYEERETGLTVLRTDAPTVGGQSGGAMVDGQGNVIGVTMRVVVDRGMSGLTEAYSAADYAALVDAMALDPVLPNTRRDDEPVPSGLEGTFISVVVSASSRTAVESALDDLEARFWWLPLGILISDDYASLNPGYWVVYVGPFYSPEEAQNACWFDLNMRSGALCYGRRLSQDPSDLDVVYPPSPDGSDF